The DNA sequence TGCTAAATGCAAGATATTTTAGAGAAGTAATGAGAAAATCAAATATGAGGGAATGGTCAGATTGTTCAAAATGGGGTACTGAAGCTGTATTTGAATATATAAGAATGACTGAATTTAAAAAGTGTTACAGCCGTATTTTCAGCAATTTCTTTTATGAAAGTATAGATATGTGTAAAGATCTATTTAAAAGAGATTATGAAGAGCCTGGAGATGATGATGGAACAATATTTATTTATGAAATAGATGTTGATGATGAAAACTATCAACGATATGATATGGAAATGTATGATATAGCATATGAAAAGATGGAAAATCTTGAAGATATTGAAATAATAAAAAACATAGCAAGAAGATACTGGAAGGGAGAATGTACACAAAATGCAGTAATTGAATGTTTAAGCGATAAAGAGGCAACAGTAAAACGAGTGATAGACGAACGCCTTCGGATATGAGAAATAAAGGCGTATATAATAGTTTATCTTAATAGTAATGTAATATGTGAAAATTAGAGCATAATGGAACTATTTGATAAAATAATTAGTTATTATGAATATTGTAAGAAAATTATAAAATTATTGTATTAAAAGCATTAAAGCAGCATGGAAATTCAATAGTAGATGTAGATAGAAGTATGAGTGAAGAAATAACTATCAATTTTCTAAAAGAGTATTTTTCATTAAAACAATGGGTTTAATTACTGCTAAAGGTAACAATTTGGGTATTAAATTATAACAAAAAAAACATCTAACACCCGCTTCAACCTGACATTGCGGACAAGCCGCAAATGCAGGTTAAGCGGCAGTTAGGCTGACGGCTAAAGCCGCAAAAAAAGGAGAAAGATATGGCTAATTTAAATGATTTTAAAATTATCAAAAATAAGAGTAAAATACTATTTGAACTTACTCATAAGGATATAGAAGTTGATGATATCAAAAAAGAAAGATGTGGTTTTTATTATTTAGTTTTAGAAAGTATTACTGGGCAAAAAGATACTGATAATTATAAAGAATTAATTATTGATACAGAATATAATAAAATAGTAAACAATATTTCTGTTGATGATTTGGGAATTGATGCAGTTTATATTGATGAGGAATTAGAAGAAATAAATATAAATTTATTCAACTTTAAATATAGGGAAAAATTTAATGATAATAATAAGGAAGAAAATTCTTTATCTAGAAGTACGAAGTTTTTAGAATATATTCAAGCCGAAGATGAGAGACTAATATTAGGCTTGCAAGACAATAAAGTGAGAAAAAATATTTTGGAAATACGTGAAAAGTTGGAAGGTAATAAAATTTGTAATCTTAAATTGTACATGGTTTCAAATGAAAATAAAGGATTTGCATCATCATCAAATGATTATATCGAGATTTTAAAAAATAAATATGGAATGGAAGTCTTTGATATTGATCTTGATAAGATTTCAAATTACTGCATTCCAACGACATTTAATAAAAAATGTGAGTTTATGTTAACTCCAGAGGATTTTTTATCATTTTCAAGAGATGGGTTATCAACACAAAATTCATTAATTGTAAAAATTTCGTTAATAGATTTGATAAGAATATCATCCAAGAACGAAACTTTAAATAAAAAATATAATCTTGAAGATGATGATGAAATAAAAAATTGTAATTTAGATTTTTCGCTTTTATTTGATAATGTTAGAGGGTATTTAGAAAGATCTAGTTATAATAAAAATATTCAGAAAACAATTCAAACAAATCCAACTGAGTTTTTTATGTTTAATAATGGTATCACAATGACATCAGAAATAATTGATTCTGATAGCATGAATAGTGGAAAAAAATATTTAATAAAATTAGAAAATTATCAAATAGTTAATGGCGGACAGACTATACGATCAATATTTGAGTATTTACAAAAACATGTAGATGAAAAAAAAATTGAAAAATTACGTGCGGCAAATATATTAGTTAGAATTTTTAAGATTACTAAGGAAAATATAAGACTTAAGAATCAAATTGCAGAATATACAAATAGTCAAAATAAAATTCAAGACTCGGATCTAAAGTCTGTAGATGAAATACAGTTGCAAATCGAAGAATATTTAAAAGAGCATAATATTTTATATAGAAGAAAAAACGGGGATTTAGGAATTATTAATAGGGAATATGATTATATAATTTCAAAAGAACGTTTAGCTCAAATCATTTATTCAACCAAAGGCTTCCCTAATAGAGTTGGAAATCAAAAACGTAAATTATTTGGCGAATATTATGATTGTATTTTTAAGAAAGATCTATATTTAGAGGATATTCCCAATTTATGCAAGCTATATTACAATATAGAAGATATTTATAAAAAACAAAAAAAGAAATTTTATGATTTAAAATCATTTTATGTCATTTACATCTCTAAAAATTATTCAAAAACGATTGAAGAATCAATAGAAATTCTTGAAAATATTATAGTGCAAAATAAAAAAGAAAATATTTCAGAAGCTCGTACGTTACTAAAAAACCTAATTAAAGAGGAAATTGATAAACAGTTAAATAATTAAAGTCTAACACCCGCTTCAACGCTGACATTTGTTTTGGCGTAAAACTTGCTTAATGTGCCTATACGGCACTGCAAGTTTTACGCCAACTTTGTCGCCGATAAGCGTGTTAGCAAAGGCACAAATGCAGGTTAAGCGGAAGTTAGGTTGACAAGCTAACCGCTTGCGGAAAGACTTGTGCGGAACCGACCTATAACATTTATTCGATCTAAAAATAAATTTATAGGAGGCCAAGTATGGCATTTTGGGAAATGTTTGCAGATCGTGATTTTCATGATGGGAAAAAATGGCGGAATAAGGGTGAAAAGTTTGAATTTACAACCCGAGGCAATCAACGACCTACAGTTTTTGATATTTCTAAAGCAACTAGAGAGAAATATGGGAGAGATTTGAGTAGTTATTTTAAACTTCGTGATAAATTTTAGAAGATATAATATTTTCTAAAATTGAATTATTTCTGCCACTTTTTTGATTTTGAGATATATTAAAATTATAAAGTGGCAGTATTTTTTGTATAAAATATTTTTTTTCTCTAAAATAAAAATATATGTATTGAAAATATTGCAAAAAGTATGTATAATATATTATGACATTTGAATGGGATAAGAACAAAAATGAAATAAATATAACAAAACATAATGTTTCATTTGAAGAAGCTCAGGAAGCTTTT is a window from the Treponema denticola genome containing:
- a CDS encoding AIPR family protein, producing the protein MANLNDFKIIKNKSKILFELTHKDIEVDDIKKERCGFYYLVLESITGQKDTDNYKELIIDTEYNKIVNNISVDDLGIDAVYIDEELEEININLFNFKYREKFNDNNKEENSLSRSTKFLEYIQAEDERLILGLQDNKVRKNILEIREKLEGNKICNLKLYMVSNENKGFASSSNDYIEILKNKYGMEVFDIDLDKISNYCIPTTFNKKCEFMLTPEDFLSFSRDGLSTQNSLIVKISLIDLIRISSKNETLNKKYNLEDDDEIKNCNLDFSLLFDNVRGYLERSSYNKNIQKTIQTNPTEFFMFNNGITMTSEIIDSDSMNSGKKYLIKLENYQIVNGGQTIRSIFEYLQKHVDEKKIEKLRAANILVRIFKITKENIRLKNQIAEYTNSQNKIQDSDLKSVDEIQLQIEEYLKEHNILYRRKNGDLGIINREYDYIISKERLAQIIYSTKGFPNRVGNQKRKLFGEYYDCIFKKDLYLEDIPNLCKLYYNIEDIYKKQKKKFYDLKSFYVIYISKNYSKTIEESIEILENIIVQNKKENISEARTLLKNLIKEEIDKQLNN